One Mycobacteroides salmoniphilum DNA segment encodes these proteins:
- a CDS encoding MarR family winged helix-turn-helix transcriptional regulator produces MPGQPSGNSAREIEELVAATDALYFAMRRGRTSPSGTQAGMSRSQLELMAPLLDRESMSVSQLAGTAGVAVPTATRALKQLEERGVVERARSSSDDRLVLVGLTSAGRAQVIKAQAAFRARQHGVFAELTAADRRAMTASLTRLAALINDNVDARA; encoded by the coding sequence GTGCCAGGACAACCGAGTGGAAACAGTGCGCGCGAGATCGAAGAGCTTGTCGCGGCCACGGATGCGCTGTACTTCGCAATGCGCCGGGGGCGAACGTCGCCCTCGGGCACTCAGGCGGGTATGAGTCGCTCTCAGCTTGAGCTGATGGCGCCGCTGCTCGACCGGGAGTCGATGTCTGTGAGCCAGCTCGCCGGGACGGCGGGAGTGGCGGTGCCGACGGCCACCCGTGCGCTCAAGCAGCTGGAAGAGCGCGGTGTGGTCGAGCGTGCTCGCTCGTCATCGGATGATCGACTGGTCCTGGTGGGGTTGACCTCGGCCGGGCGTGCACAGGTCATTAAGGCGCAAGCGGCCTTTCGGGCGCGGCAGCATGGGGTCTTCGCGGAGCTGACCGCTGCCGACCGCCGGGCCATGACCGCCAGCCTCACCCGGCTCGCGGCGCTGATCAACGACAATGTGGACGCGCGGGCCTAG
- a CDS encoding gamma-aminobutyraldehyde dehydrogenase: MIVPSSWINGRPVTTHGEAHRVINPATGATVAELSLATPADVDAAVAAARAAGPGWASATPVDRAHVLATLAAVMAASADTLVAEEVAQTGKPVRLASEFDVPGSIDNVEFFAGAARHLEGKATAEYSADHTSSIRRQAAGVVATITPWNYPLQMAVWKVLPALAAGCTVVIKPSELTPLTTLTLARLAAEAGLPPGVLNVVTGRGDDAGSALAGHPDVDLVTFTGSTGVGRKVMAAAAVHGHRTQLELGGKAPFVVFDDADLDAAIQGAVAGTIINSGQDCTAATRAIVARDLYDDFVAGVGEVMSRVVVGDPMDPNTDIGPLISTAHRAKVSSIVDRSPDQGGRIVTGASSPDLPGSFYRPTLIADVTETSEAYRDEIFGPVLAVRSFTDDDDALRQANDTAYGLAASAWTRDVYRAQRASREIKAGCVWINDHIPIVSEMPHGGFGASGFGKDMSDYSLEEYLTIKHVMSDITGTAEKDWHRIIFAKR, from the coding sequence GTGATCGTTCCCAGCAGCTGGATCAATGGCCGCCCCGTCACCACCCACGGCGAAGCGCACCGTGTCATCAACCCGGCGACCGGTGCGACCGTCGCGGAACTGAGCCTCGCCACCCCCGCCGATGTGGACGCCGCGGTCGCGGCGGCCAGGGCCGCGGGACCCGGCTGGGCCTCCGCTACACCCGTCGACCGCGCGCATGTCCTGGCCACACTCGCCGCCGTGATGGCTGCCAGTGCCGACACACTGGTGGCCGAAGAGGTGGCCCAGACCGGTAAACCCGTGCGGCTGGCCTCCGAGTTCGATGTGCCCGGAAGCATCGACAATGTCGAGTTCTTCGCTGGCGCCGCAAGGCATCTGGAGGGTAAGGCGACGGCTGAATACTCGGCCGACCACACCTCCAGCATCCGCAGGCAGGCCGCCGGGGTGGTCGCCACCATCACCCCCTGGAACTACCCGCTGCAGATGGCGGTGTGGAAAGTGTTGCCCGCACTGGCGGCGGGATGCACGGTGGTGATCAAACCGAGCGAGCTGACACCCCTGACCACGCTGACCCTGGCACGCCTGGCTGCCGAGGCCGGACTACCCCCGGGCGTGCTCAACGTCGTCACCGGGCGCGGCGATGACGCCGGTAGTGCACTCGCCGGTCATCCCGACGTGGATTTGGTGACCTTCACCGGGTCCACCGGCGTCGGCCGAAAGGTGATGGCGGCAGCGGCAGTTCATGGCCATCGAACGCAATTGGAGCTCGGCGGCAAGGCCCCCTTCGTGGTGTTCGACGATGCCGACCTGGATGCCGCGATCCAGGGCGCGGTTGCCGGAACGATCATCAACTCCGGTCAAGACTGCACGGCCGCAACGCGGGCCATCGTCGCCCGCGATCTATACGACGACTTCGTCGCCGGGGTCGGCGAGGTGATGAGCAGGGTCGTCGTCGGTGACCCAATGGACCCCAATACCGATATCGGACCGCTGATCTCGACCGCGCACCGCGCCAAGGTATCGAGCATCGTGGATCGATCGCCCGACCAAGGCGGCCGAATCGTCACCGGCGCAAGCTCTCCTGATCTGCCGGGATCCTTCTACCGCCCCACGTTGATCGCCGATGTCACGGAGACCTCCGAGGCCTATCGCGACGAGATCTTCGGCCCGGTGCTCGCCGTGCGCTCATTCACCGATGATGACGACGCGCTGCGGCAGGCCAACGACACCGCTTACGGTCTTGCCGCCTCAGCGTGGACACGTGACGTCTACCGCGCACAGCGGGCATCGCGGGAGATCAAGGCGGGTTGCGTATGGATCAACGATCACATCCCCATCGTCAGCGAGATGCCGCACGGCGGATTCGGCGCGTCCGGGTTCGGCAAGGACATGTCCGACTACTCCCTCGAGGAGTACCTCACCATCAAGCACGTCATGAGCGATATCACCGGAACCGCCGAAAAGGACTGGCACCGAATTATTTTCGCGAAACGCTAG